aagtttgagacttacatATTCACAAaaattgattgaactttcctcggccatggaaataacatattggaactcttaatttaggtggtgttcccctttaagggaccccttttctatcattgagtaaactgacgaccccttactaagtgacattttatggatatttcatattatattcaatgcataacaataacagtacagaacaactgataagcTGATCCTAATAGTAACTGCTGGAAGAGTATTTCCTGTGAAtgttgcatcagagatgagtttttctgttatttttagggaACTTTTAATGcaattctctgtctgtattattattttttgtatttttaacaatcatataTACTTAATAgtcttcttttttgacaaattaagtgttttcttctccctccctgacacttggccattgttctattagctccggttgttttaactgcgtactttcaggccaacacattctcactcccaactcgtcaaataccaccgcttggtcagtgcccatCGGCATACCCTGAAGCCGACGTACGGGGTGcccctcttgtgttacttttggacagaccagggacggcgtgtcaatatactcTCGTTatatgtcttttcaaaataaacttctgttttcacaggaagttaggtttaggcaatacaaccacttatagggttaggaaacggtcgtagttgacgttaacttcactgactagcgactcatgttactcacgggactgacgatactagcTAGTCATGTGACGTCAacaactgacgtgacaaaataagtcaacgttacttttagtttcacatgggacacaaacatcggtctcctggttgaaagtcttgtgtttgtttgacacatcCACCTCTCACGCTATaagtactacgtcacttgctccgaccgtcgaataacaccgcgggtgggtttacatgaGTTACATTAGAGTTAGGTGAAAGCCCGGTTCGgcacatactgtcgctaaagggtgcctttgTGCGTCGGATTCCGATACAAAGTGGCACTGACcaatcggcggtatttgacgagttgggagtgagaccgagTTGCCCAGGCTGGGAACCACTGCTATAAGGGAAACGCTGGCAGAGTGTCAGGAGAATTATTTGTGCAGCTCATTTTATATAAAATGCCAAACTTCCTCACTATTGTCCATAAACGTTCTCTCTTCCTGTTTACAGCTGCATTGATTCATATTACAGCAGTACAGACTGGAAAGCAGGCGGACGCCTCCTCCGCACCAGCTTCTCCAACAGAAGACATATTTTATCACCGAGACTTACCTTGAATATAAATGTCTCATTGAAGACGGGGTTGAGTGTTTTCTTGTGGACTTTGGTGtcatacttcttcttcttttcaggTAGGAGCTGGACTTTAACGTAAGGATCGGAGGTTCCACCTGAGTCCATGGATATGAGGTCCGCAGCTTGAAGGATGCCAACTGTGAGCTGTGTGCAGGATGCAAAGGACAGGAAACAGAACTTTTTATCAGGCAAAAATTCATAGTTTGTCAGAGTTTTTCATTTGTGTCAAGGTCGCTGCTGCAGAGATTGCTTATAAATATCATCTGACAACTTAACCCATGCAATCAATCTTGACAAACTTCTTGCCCGACTGGAGACGTTAGAAATGTCAGAGGGTTTTCTTCAATGTCACAAAACTGTCACACTGTGATTTTTCTgtacaacaaaattacataaGGGAAAAAACAGAACAGATGCATTTAAAGTACACATTATATTCTAGTCTCTGCTCTGTTTAATGTTTCCTAATTCCCTAATTTAAGGAATTACCTCTTTGATTCATTGCCCAGAGTCTCATTAATTCATCATTTACTACCACTGTGTCCACATGCTCCTGAAAGCGTTACAGTAATAATGATAAAGTTACTGAATATTTGACAAAAGTGTTGCCTTAGCCAGAATTATTGCAAAACTATTTAATGCTTATCTAGTTTTTCAAAGTCGATCAATATGTTGCTCTGCTGTGGTTTTACAAGGAAGCTGTCTAGAAATGTTCAATGTCAGGACCTTAAAGgagcagtttgacattttgggaaatgtgctttttcactttctcaccgagagttagatgacaaGATCATTACCACTCATATCTGTCCGTTCAATATGTTAGCCAGTTAACTTAGAATAACGATAAGGGGAAACAGCCAGCCTGTTTCCGTCTGAGGGTAACAAAATCTGACTACCTGTAAAGCTCACTTAttaatacatatacagtaaatggattttttttatccttGTACAGTGctaggctaactgtttccccctgcttccagtctttatgctccTTTATATTCAGGCATGatagtggtatcaatcttttttCTGTCAGCAAGAAATATGATCAACGTATTTCCAAAATGTGGAACTATTCCTTAAAATACTGGACAATTTCTTATAGATAGGATATCAAAATGTGTAACACTCAATCACATCTAAAATTGTTCATAATGCTTCAAAAAGACTATTATTTCTTAGCTTGACAATGTGTGTAATGTATCTACAAGTGAAAACCCCGGACCTTTCCAGCTTCAAAGTCATAATCTATAGAATATTGCAGCTTCCCCagcttctcctcttctttctcttcctcctctttctcctcctcagtgAGTCCAGTCTCTCCCTCGTCGTCCTCGTCGTCGTCCTGGTGTATCTGTGGCGCGAAGGTAACACAAGACACAACAGGGCGTTAAAGGTCAGGGTGATCGGGGGTCGGACTAACAGGGCTCCCTATGACAGCCAGCATGCCACAGACAACTGGAGCTccaggagtttttttttacgtGGGAGATACATGTTTTCGGTTACTGCTTACCTGCACAGCAACCGGtgataataaccatcatttacaaGGTGAGAAATCTCTATTGCTAACacataaatacatgtttgtACTCCTGCACACCTTGTCCTCTCAGTGTTTTTTTGGATCATTTGGGCAATTCCTTCAACATGCTTGTGCAGTACAGTGACAGCCAGAGTCAGAGGAGGCTTTGCATGCTAGTTCCACTAAGAGGGGTGCAACAGCTTTCCAATGAAATCGGATATTAGCATAGCTCTTTTCACTGAATGTTTGAATAAAGACCCCGAAGGAACTAGCTCACAACAGCGAGTGCAATGCATACTAAAATGATAAAAGGCAAATAAGACATAATATTCAGTGCAAGGAGCTGGCTTTCAAATAACCTACTGCTTTCACAACTATCATATTTCAAGATAAAAAATCCAGCGGCTCACCATTATTACAATAAATGTTTCAGGATTGAAGGGCACAGCCAGCTATTTGAATAATGTATAGACTTATTGCTGCAGTGTTATTATTGGAGTTAAATTAAAGCCTCATTGCCAAGGCGACCTTgacttttaacatttttttttttttttcaggtcatCCAGTGTCTCTACATCCTACCTCCTCCTCAAACGTTACGATGACAAAGGACAGATTTGCTTTGAGTATTTGGCTCTTCATGCAGTTTTATCATCACCGTTTCCATGTCTCCCAAACAACCAACCATGCCCTTTACCACATGCACAGATTAATAGTGTCTTGCATATCATCTCTTAGTCCAATACTTTCCATATTGGCGTGAGTTACAGTTACATTGTCCCAGGGAACAATGCGTTAGATGGTTAGACTCTCCTCTCTTGGGGTTTATGGAGCACATCATAGCTTTCCATTGTTACATTCTCAAGCtgtcataacaaaaaaaattaaaaaggagTTGCAAAGGAAGCTACGACTTTTCATTCCATGAAACCCCCCTCCGCCCCGGGGGGCCAGAGAGCGTCAACGTGAGCTATCCACCTACCGTAGAGCGGGAGTCCACCACAGTCAAGAAACACGAGGCACACACAAGACAGACACAAAGcggggagaaaaaaaggaggagagcagagagaggaagagattcAACTCACAAGACACCAAACACACTACAAAAAAGAGAGGCAgtcaacaccaccaccaccacaattATGGTGAGAAATGACACTCTTGTTTTCGGTTAGGAGACGATAAATTCACATCGTGGACACATGTGATTGATAGCTTTAATTAACTGTCACTGGAGCTCAGGGCAATCTATGGTGATGTTAGTTGATTAATTCTCAAATGAATCACTGGCTTTTCCAACatttatcctctgatttactcTACTTTGCTTCCGAGATCTCCCAATATTCCTGCAGGTCACATGCCTTCATCCATCAtctttaattataaaaaatgcagctttttgTACTTTACGACTTGCCAGAAGAATCTTTGCCATTCATGATGCTCATTATTCTTTGCCACCCCCGTTACAAAGTGTGTCATTTCTCACCACGGGGGCCACAATGGAATACGTCACACAtttaccacaacaacaacatctaaTAAATGGAGGGGAAGAGAGCTCTCCTTGTGTCCTCTACAGCCTGGGCTACAAAAGCTGCTGGTAAAAGATCAAATTTGGTTAGCTAGAGACATGTTTAAATGAATCAAAACGCAGCAATAAATGGcatgaataacaataaaaacttGAATGATAAATTGTTGTAGAAGAGAAGATGCAAAACATCACCCAGAACATCCCGTTACCCTGACTTTTTCAGCATGTAGGAAGCACACGGCGTCATACCTCGCCCTGCATGTTCTTCATGTTGAAGCCATCCTTGCCCTTCTTCcctttcttgttcttcttcttcttgcagcAGCATTTTTTGATtatgcagaggcagcaggtgaGGATGAGCAACGCGGCCACCACGGCGATGGCGATCAGAGCCCATGGAGGCACTGTCAGTTTCAAAGACAACAGAGCGATAATTGAGATTAACGTGtaactttttgtcaaattaagAGCATTTTGAATCTCAGCACTGCAGCATCACTACTTACATGGGATTTTATCAATTTCATTCAAGAATTTGCTCTTGATCTCCTCAAACATGTCGTTCTTGCTGATCTCGGTGTTGTTGGAGCCAGAGGTGTCCGGCACCGAGGTGGTAACGGCGGCACTGAACGCCGGGGTGGGAGCCATGGTCGCGGTGGTGGCACCGGTGGGCTCGGCGGCCGCCACGGCCTGTGGCCTTCTGAACAAGTTGAACTTCATTGTCAAAGACTAGGTGCAGCGtccctgagacacacacagatcagaCAGAAAGGGAAGATAAGATACGCCAAAAATCTCTAGTGTCTTGACCTCAGCGGTGAGATATGGAACAAAGTGAATTAATTTGGATTAAAAGACTTTCAGGATATACTTTCTCCTCAGGCTTATTGTTACAGAAGTTTATTATCTAACAATTTGGACAATTCATTCAttgtttaatatattttaattacgAAAAATGCTTTCTCTCCAAGAGTTAGATTCAAAATGTGATACATGTTCTCAtgtgattagcttagcttagcataaagagtgGAAATAGGGTGGTTCTCCGAAAAAATAGGCCCAAcagcatctctaaagctcactatttaacacactgtatattttttgtttcataaTTACATGAACTGAAATGTGAAAAAGACAATTCAGGGTTTTAGTGGGAGTTACGTGCTATATCTATTTCTCGATGAACAGCAGTTTATCCATCTGTGTAGCGTCTCAATAGGccctggttgcctggcaacctcatcGTGCCTACAAGACTCCAGAAAGACACAGTGTTGAGCTGTTAAGGTGCGTTCAGACAAAATGCAAGGCGAATTTCAGAGGTGGCACGATTGCATACATAgacgtgtgtgagtgtgatttGATATGGGAAACTGAAGCGAAGATGCATCCGCCCGAGttgaaaatgttttgacaaACAGGTAACCCCAGAGCTTTATGCATCTATTTCATATGCAAACAGAGATTAAAGGAAAAAGGAGAGTCTGGAGGGAAATAACAGGAAGAACTGGAATCAGtgtcccacaaacacacaccctgtTATTGCGTCCGTTACTAGCTAGCTCAGCTCACAGCTCATGTCTGGATGGTTGACACATTGGCTGTTTGGGACAAATCAACACAGACTGCACAGGTAAAATTTGTTTAGTTTACGGTCTGAACACACCTTTGGAGTGAAGCAAGCCAACTATTtccccaacacattctcactcccatctCGTCACATATGAACGCTTGGTCcggaccccttggcgtcacctTTTAATGCACTGGGTACTCCTTTAGCGACGGTTACACGGTCAACgagaattcaaacaaaactatTGATtgggttcaggaaaagattgtggacCTTTGTTTTTAAGTTCGGTACGTAAGTTAAGTAGTGTACGTTACATACTTGATgtcagttaaaggtgctaaatgcaagattgggagcatttctattgcctccgcatggctctaAACATGGTGTCGTATGAGCCAGCATCATAACCatcgtatgagagcagtgcagagcggcacccatgagctagccagtggggcatgctcatATCCaccaacatgcactaaaaggcacgcactgcaacaaagcacagagaagcttggattacaacacacacagaaggagagtaacttcattctctgctcaggtagacattactcctcaatatctttacataaacaatagttgtttgctgctatattaatgctctagaCATGGTATAGAAAACCTTTAAGTAGGCTACGTTACATAAGTTAACTTACGtacataacataaaataactcaatgttgacttttagtttcacacagtacatgaacagtggtctactgggtgaaagtcctgtgtttgtttgacctgtccgtccacctcaacctcctccctacgcggactttgtcactctttattctatgtcacctgacttcctcctttactcccgTCATACTATAATTATTACGGCCACTAGAAGCAGCCCTGCATGTGAAAACTGACGCTATAGGGTacgtagagcgtcatagtttgatgTGTAGgtccactgaccaagctgccgtatttgacaagttgggagtgagaacgcgCTGATTTCCCCGTCTATAGTTTTTATGCTAGGCTAAGCTGATTGTAACCTGGCTCCAGTTTCGTACTTAAAGCACACACATGAGAGTGATGTGAACGAAAGCAAAtaacatatttcccaaaatgttattGAATTATTTCTCCAAGCAAATATGTCTAATCGaacaaaaaaaacgttttgttgcagccctacttaaaaGCTTTTACTGTTTGTTCGAGATATGTCGTTGCTCCTTTAATAAGTGACTAATGGATAATGATAATCCCAGTTGTTTGAGAGATGATGAGATCAGGAGCTGCTATGAAGCCGCTCAGCTCTGTGAAAGATGGAGGGATGTAGAAACAGACAGTCTGGGAGTCATCACAATCAACATTGTTCATTGTCAGTGAAAGATTAAACTGAATCCAGTTACATTATTGAGCACAAATCCTCATCTGATAAATCTCATAGCACATAAAAGCCATGAATGTTGAGATGAAACACACATTATGCTGATGATGTGAGACTTTACTGTCTGTGTGAAGAATGAGCAGAGACTGAGGTGATTATAGCTCCCCTCTGAACACAGTGATCTATCAGAACTGAAGGAGACAAAGAAACAAgtagggagacagagagatcgTTACAGGTAGATGGCAGCTCAGTTGTTAAAGGAATAATAGAGAAGATCGATACATC
This portion of the Sebastes fasciatus isolate fSebFas1 chromosome 1, fSebFas1.pri, whole genome shotgun sequence genome encodes:
- the LOC141770587 gene encoding synaptotagmin-2-like isoform X2, translated to MKFNLFRRPQAVAAAEPTGATTATMAPTPAFSAAVTTSVPDTSGSNNTEISKNDMFEEIKSKFLNEIDKIPLPPWALIAIAVVAALLILTCCLCIIKKCCCKKKKNKKGKKGKDGFNMKNMQGEDDDEDDEGETGLTEEEKEEEEKEEEKLGKLQYSIDYDFEAGKLTVGILQAADLISMDSGGTSDPYVKVQLLPEKKKKYDTKVHKKTLNPVFNETFIFKVVYEELGGKTLLMSVYDYDRFSKHDVIGEVKIAMNTIDLGRPIEEWKDLESADQEEPEKLGDICISLRYVPTAGKLTVCILEAKNLKKMDACGLSDPYVKIQLLQGGKRLKKKKTTVKKNTLNPYYNESFSFEIPLEQMQKILVAVTVFDYDKIGKNDAIGKIFVGSKASGLGLKHWSDMLTNPRRPIAQWHPLQPEEDIDGQLASLNAKK
- the LOC141770587 gene encoding synaptotagmin-2-like isoform X1, whose translation is MKFNLFRRPQAVAAAEPTGATTATMAPTPAFSAAVTTSVPDTSGSNNTEISKNDMFEEIKSKFLNEIDKIPLPPWALIAIAVVAALLILTCCLCIIKKCCCKKKKNKKGKKGKDGFNMKNMQGEIHQDDDEDDEGETGLTEEEKEEEEKEEEKLGKLQYSIDYDFEAGKLTVGILQAADLISMDSGGTSDPYVKVQLLPEKKKKYDTKVHKKTLNPVFNETFIFKVVYEELGGKTLLMSVYDYDRFSKHDVIGEVKIAMNTIDLGRPIEEWKDLESADQEEPEKLGDICISLRYVPTAGKLTVCILEAKNLKKMDACGLSDPYVKIQLLQGGKRLKKKKTTVKKNTLNPYYNESFSFEIPLEQMQKILVAVTVFDYDKIGKNDAIGKIFVGSKASGLGLKHWSDMLTNPRRPIAQWHPLQPEEDIDGQLASLNAKK